The proteins below are encoded in one region of Silene latifolia isolate original U9 population chromosome 2, ASM4854445v1, whole genome shotgun sequence:
- the LOC141642666 gene encoding sugar transport protein 1-like: MAGGPVFVAKGGKEYPGNLTPYVLATCIVAAMGGLIFGYDIGISGGVTSMPMFLSRFFPEVYKKESEDSSANQYCKFDSVSLTLFTSSLYLAALLSSLVASTVTRKFGRKLSMLFGGILFCAGALINAFAKNVAMLIIGRILLGFGIGFANQSVPLYLSEMAPYKYRGALNIGFQLSITIGILVANILNYFFAKIENWGWRLSLGGAMVPAIIISIGALILPDTPNSLIERGNHEQALAKLRRIRGVDDVGDEFKDLVAASETSKLVEHPWRNLLERKYRPHLTIAILIPFFQQLTGINVIMFYAPVLFKTIGFEDNASLMSAVITGGVNVLATLVSIYGVDKWGRRFLFLEGGTQMFICQVAVAICIGLKFGVSGTVQSLPQWYAIVVVLFICIYVSAFAWSWGPLGWLVPSEIFPLEIRSAAQSINVSINMFFTFIIAQIFLTMLCHLKFGLFLFFGFFVFVMSVFIYLFLPETKGIPIEEMSMVWKNHWFWGRFIPDDELPRGSLEMGRNA; the protein is encoded by the exons ATGGCAGGCGGCCCCGTGTTTGTTGCTAAAGGAGGGAAGGAATACCCCGGAAATCTTACTCCATATGTTCTTGCAACATGTATCGTTGCAGCAATGGGTGGTCTTATTTTCGGTTACGACATCGGAATTTCAG GTGGTGTGACATCTATGCCTATGTTTCTAAGTAGGTTCTTTCCAGAAGTATACAAAAAAGAATCTGAAGATTCATCAGCAAACCAATATTGTAAATTTGATAGTGTATCATTAACTTTGTTCACATCATCTTTGTACTTGGCTGCTCTATTATCTTCATTGGTTGCATCAACTGTGACCCGTAAATTTGGCCGCAAACTATCAATGCTATTTGGAGGAATTCTCTTTTGCGCTGGAGCTCTCATCAATGCCTTTGCTAAAAATGTCGCCATGCTTATCATTGGACGCATTTTGCTCGGTTTTGGTATTGGTTTTGCCAATCAG TCAGTACCACTTTACCTGTCAGAAATGGCACCATACAAGTACAGAGGAGCGTTAAACATAGGATTCCAACTCTCAATTACAATAGGAATTTTAGTAGCCAACATTCTCAATTACTTCTTCGCAAAAATCGAAAATTGGGGTTGGCGACTAAGTCTTGGAGGGGCCATGGTCCCGGCAATAATCATAAGCATTGGAGCCCTAATCCTCCCGGACACCCCTAACTCATTGATCGAGAGAGGTAACCACGAGCAAGCCCTCGCAAAGCTCCGGAGGATCCGAGGGGTCGATGATGTAGGGGACGAGTTTAAGGACTTGGTTGCCGCAAGTGAGACCTCTAAGCTAGTCGAGCATCCTTGGAGGAACCTTCTAGAAAGAAAGTACCGACCCCACCTTACTATCGCGATTTTGATACCTTTTTTCCAGCAGCTTACTGGGATCAATGTAATTATGTTTTATGCCCCTGTTTTGTTTAAGACTATTGGATTTGAGGACAATGCTTCCCTTATGTCAGCTGTGATCACCGGTGGTGTCAATGTTCTGGCTACATTGGTGTCTATCTATGGTGTTGATAAGTGGGGTCGGAGGTTTCTTTTTCTTGAAGGCGGTACTCAAATGTTCATTTGTCAG GTAGCTGTGGCGATATGCATAGGACTGAAGTTCGGAGTAAGCGGAACCGTACAAAGCCTACCTCAATGGTATGCCATTGTCGTGGTGCTCTTCATATGCATCTACGTGTCCGCATTTGCGTGGTCGTGGGGTCCACTAGGGTGGTTAGTGCCTAGTGAAATCTTCCCGCTCGAGATCAGGTCAGCTGCCCAGAGCATCAATGTGTCAATTAACATGTTCTTCACGTTCATAATCGCGCAAATATTCCTAACCATGCTTTGCCATCTCAAGTTCGGGTTGTTCCTCTTTTTCGGGTTCTTTGTCTTCGTAATGTCAGTCTTTATATATCTATTCTTGCCAGAAACCAAGGGTATTCCAATCGAAGAAATGAGCATGGTTTGGAAGAATCACTGGTTTTGGGGCCGATTTATTCCAGATGATGAACTCCCTCGAGGTTCTCTAGAAATGGGCAGGAATGCTTAA